A single genomic interval of Seriola aureovittata isolate HTS-2021-v1 ecotype China chromosome 10, ASM2101889v1, whole genome shotgun sequence harbors:
- the phrf1 gene encoding PHD and RING finger domain-containing protein 1 isoform X2 translates to MDEDDSQDELINRSASHSKGKRAALWAISDDSDDVEEESEEGESDSGEEDEEDHLDGEDVDDEEEEEGNEEEDDEEEEEDVKPEDGALGGTSADFAEMSSDEDSEKCPICLNSFNSQPVATPEDCEHYFCLDCILEWAKNANSCPVDRIAFNNIYLRKCYGGKVKKMITVQKPVKEGQEETVDLDLEQTNCEVCGGSDREDRLLLCDGCDAGYHMECLTPPLDSVPVEEWFCPECEANNRHSRGSAEELSDAESLPSTARSATSRHQPRATGPTRAIARTQQSERVRANVNRHRITQARTSQFAPTYLMQSTWLDETINAVVAGLNTSVYIRDLTPRAPSSRRRKTGKRRKVRRKTTSSSKGKMGKAASTGVKRRKRRVRRTKSRKKLMLKKAVNPRSRIANNLGIVKDKKSSSLPTVYRPSEHTLSSMRADIGAASLSIYGDPFDLDPFVDREEEEQQARVTSLLEAKRRGISRSALRSHQPVARPVTASLSRRGMDVPQSGGVVEAAPVPDLLGSILSGQSMLLMDSSDVVINRDGSLKATKPVMPSASNPGSSKSSSSGDASTQISEDLPGSSHSSMNRPLSQSSACLPPSTPYLGTHTQAPPHSDLPPRGHPNLQPSRPNRPTSSLGHRGTNGFGAPRETTSSSIHPAPDSNSKSKEMAPSHSQPKGPTKPMWVDVSVLPRIPKIKRESSGVTNDGASQGGSNRISNSRGSSSNSTTSSHGYGMPETGINSLAGDKTRQQSVDQQKGRGDGQAQRHRSDRASSSTAFSNSFSSSSSSTGSPANQPHYSSSSSSSAAVSFRINSSGNSWHSRRLSIASSSATGGSMQEPWREKEDEARKRQMHRDKQMLLASRTLVNKEQDGNNIYDPFNPTLSDSSSSDSEAESSSLDSSSRHATHEGKAPSVGKKEDLLQRKQDLVHVKSEPQETEVSQEEPHRSSAQETISLEVKCSQVYVKDEKETRLVDTKVEKQTVLLDTKVKKEPGLDDAGEAEQCGHSVKMYLNSETAATTPPAHHSLNLLKTEKVSPEEARGQREGTAKSAPSNCKSDSSASSSTPTKKKQKAESKLDSTTCSKSPSRDLGPKKKPSKASKEQCSSSSEMDRARRGDHHTYGQGGRQKEKEKDKERSSRRSRSREKRRAHSTSESSQSNSPDRTSRKRQRSRSRSKGRRRSSSSSRERSRRKKHKQTSKERNDGRERDNERQRVSKDKRRGRSRSKSQSQSRSQSRSQSRSRSRSTSRSKDNKRGRSCSKSRSTSRSRSRSRERRKDRTRLQQPSLSSRDKVMSRSKDKRRHRSRSSSRERRKEGGSSSKTSQKTSGSCVSTSKDTKQLQDKKKEKDIIQSSIKEEKISKRNKQELPSCTPISKIKKECKDSGADSKATTAEVTKEIKIAKEIKKEKGPSLDMFEDSPVTKSIKKEEMDTSTLTEIQGVDEEGIKENLIKTETCEITIKSEPSSPELCHLPPVTSFSTLTTSVTADSHQDAVSQSYPGLKTSTEQPNTTGLTVSVKQEVQQPSDSDDDFNVDVMLDNLDYVKSEHTEASGAFVKQEKEVEEVKNEGEQVLAVVGAKSKTQVKRVTWNIQEPEGPQPEKSASKVALYKLKLKQEGVRRPSMTVQTTSQDVSDSSKKGGVCPLSASSRSDGLNPEGLSITGQGEAEEGDLSRKDKYLKKLHMQERAIEEVKLAIKPFYQRRDINKDEYKEILRKAVQKVCHSKSGEINPVKVGNLVKAYVDKYKHARKHKKGEDLGNALEVQTEAMRSSDSP, encoded by the exons ATGGATGAAGATGACAGCCAAGATGAGCTGATCAACCGCAGTGCTTCCCACAGCAAAGGAAAAAGGGCTGCCTTGTGGGCCATCTCAG ATGACTCGGATGATGTTGAAGAGGAGTCTGAGGAGGGAGAATCTGACAGtggtgaggaagatgaggaggatcATCTCGATGGAGAggatgtagatgatgaagaggaagaagaaggaaatgaagaagaagatg atgaggaagaggaggaagatgttaAGCCCGAGGATGGTGCTTTAGGGGGGACCTCTGCTGACTTTGCAGAGATGAGCTCGGATGAGGACTCAGAGAAGTGTCCCATCTGCCTTAACTCATTCAACAGCCAGCCTGTTGCAACACCAGAGGACTGTGAGCACTACTTCTGTCTCGACTGCATCCTTGAATGGGCCAAG AATGCAAACTCGTGTCCTGTAGACCGTATTGCCTTCAACAACATATACCTAAGGAAATGTTATGGAGGCAAAGTGAAGAAAATG ATCACTGTACAAAAGCCTGTGAAGGAAGGTCAAGAGGAAACAGTAGATTTGGACCTCGAGCAGACCAATTGTGAGGTGTGTGGTGGCAGTGACCGTGAGGACCGCCTCTTGCTCTGCGATGGCTGTGATGCAGG GTATCACATGGAGTGTCTCACACCACCTCTTGACTCTGTTCCTGTAGAGGAATGGTTCTGCCCTGAATGTGAAGCCAACAATCGTCACTCAA GGGGTTCAGCTGAGGAACTTAGTGATGCAGAGAGCCTGCCTTCCACTGCCCGCTCTGCCACCAGCCGCCATCAGCCTCGTGCCACAGGTCCCACCAGAGCAATCGCCCGAACTCAGCAGAGTGAGAGGGTTCGAGCGAATGTAAACCGACATCGCATCACACAGGCACGCACATCACAG TTTGCTCCCACATATCTGATGCAGTCCACATGGCTGGATGAGACTATTAATGCTGTGGTGGCTGGGCTCAATACCTCTGTGTATATACGGGACTTAACACCTCGTGCCCCATCTAGCCGCAGGcgcaagactg GAAAGCGGAGAAAGGTCAGACGCAAGACGACCTCTTCTTCTAAGGGTAAAATGGGTAAAGCTGCAAGTACAGGAGTCAAGAGGAGGAAACGGAGAGTGAGGAGGACTAAATCCAGAAAAAAGCTG ATGTTGAAAAAGGCAGTCAACCCTCGAAGCCGTATTGCTAATAATCTTGGAATTGTAAAGGACAAGAAGAGTTCTTCACTTCCCACGGTATATCGGCCCTCAGAGCACACGCTAAGCAGTATGCGTGCCGACATAGGAGCTGCATCCCTTTCTATCTACGGAGATCCATTTGACCTGGATCCATTTGTGGATCG tgaggaggaagagcagcaggCCCGTGTTACATCGCTGCTGGAGGCAAAGAGGCGAGGGATCTCTCGCTCTGCTCTTCGCTCTCACCAGCCTGTAGCTCGACCAGTCACTGCAAGCCTTTCCAG GAGGGGTATGGATGTCCCCCAATCAGGGGGTGTTGTGGAGGCGGCTCCTGTGCCTGACCTTCTTGGCAGTATCCTATCAGGACAGAGCATGCTCTTGATGGACAGCTCTGATGTCGTCATTAATCGGGATGGTTCCCTTAAAGCTACAAAGCCAG TGATGCCATCCGCATCAAATCCAGGTAGCAGCAAAAGCAGTAGCTCAGGAGATGCCAGCACCCAGATCAGCGAAGATCTACCTGGATCCTCCCACAGCTCCATGAACAGACCTTTGTCACAGAGCTCTGCTTGCTTACCACCTTCTACGCCCTACTTAGGAACCCACACACAAGCACCTCCCCATTCTGATTTGCCACCCAGGGGTCATCCAAATTTGCAGCCATCTCGTCCAAACAGACCCACATCCTCCCTTGGTCACCGAGGAACCAATGGATTTGGAGCCCCTAGGGAAACCACCTCCTCATCCATCCACCCTGCCCCAGACTCGAACTCCAAGAGCAAGGAAATGGCTCCATCACACTCCCAACCTAAAGGGCCTACAAAGCCCATGTGGGTAGATGTATCGGTGCTTCCTCGgataccaaaaataaaaagggagaGTAGCGGTGTCACAAATGATGGAGCTAGTCAAGGTGGCAGTAATAGAATTAGTAATAGTAGGGGAAGTAGCAGTAATTCCACCACTAGTAGCCATGGTTACGGCATGCCTGAAACGGGCATAAACAGCCTTGCTGGGGACAAGACTAGGCAGCAAAGTGTAGACCAGCAAAAGGGCAGGGGTGATGGACAGGCCCAGAGGCATAGGTCTGACAGAGCAAGCTCGTCAACAGCCTTCTCCAactcattttcctcttcttcctcctccactggcTCACCTGCCAACCAGCCACATTattcttcatcttcctcatcttcagCAGCAGTGAGCTTCCGCATTAACTCCAGTGGGAACTCCTGGCATTCAAGGCGGTTAAGTATTGCATCATCCTCTGCTACTGGGGGCAGCATGCAGGAACcctggagagaaaaggaagatgaagcaagaaagagacagatgcaCAGGGATAAACAGATGCTCTTGGCATCACGGACACTGGTCAATAAGGAACAAGACGGTAATAATATCTATGATCCCTTTAATCCCACTCTTTCAGACTCAAGCAGCTCAGACAGTGAAGCTGAGAGCTCAAGCCTGGATAGCAGCTCTCGACATGCCACACACGAGGGGAAAGCTCCTAGTGTAGGAaagaaggaggatttattgcaaaGAAAGCAGGACCTTGTTCATGTGAAAAGTGAACCACAGGAGACTGAGGTCTCACAGGAAGAACCACATAGATCTAGTGCTCAGGAAACCATATCACTTGAGGTCAAATGCTCACAGGTGTATGTTaaggatgaaaaagaaacaagattAGTGGACACTAAAGTTGAGAAACAAACAGTATTACTTGACACTAAAGTTAAGAAAGAGCCAGGGTTAGATGATGCAGGGGAAGCTGAACAGTGTGGTCACAgcgtaaaaatgtatttgaattcAGAGACAGCAGCCACTACACCACCTGCTCATCACAGCTTGAATCTTTTAAAGACTGAGAAAGTGTCTCCGGAAGAGGcgagaggacagagagagggaactGCCAAAAGTGCCCCATCTAACTGCAAGAGCGATTCATCGGCATCCAGTTCTACGCCCACCAAGAAGAAACAAAAGGCAGAATCTAAATTGGATTCCACAACCTGTTCCAAGTCCCCATCAAGAGATTTGGGCCCTAAAAAGAAACCCTCCAAAGCTTCAAAGGAGCAATGCTCTAGTAGTTCAGAGATGGACAGGGCCAGGAGAGGTGACCATCATACCTATGGCCAGGGAGGCaggcagaaagaaaaggagaaggatAAAGAAAGGAGTTCCAGGCGGTCAAGgtccagagagaagaggagggcaCACTCAACCTCAGAAAGCTCTCAGTCCAATTCGCCTGATAGGACTTCCAGAAAGAGACAGCGATCCCGGTCCCGATCCAAAGGCAGGAGGCGGTCCAG ctccagcagcagagagcgTTCAAGGAGGAAGAAGCATAAACAAACTAGTAAGGAGAGAAATGATGGCAGAGAGCGAGACAACGAGAGACAACGTGTGTCAAAGGATAAGAGACGTGGTCGATCTCGGTCaaagtctcagtctcagtctcgGTCACAGTCTCGGTCACAGTCACGTTCCAGGTCTAGATCCACATCTAGATCAAAGGATAATAAACGTGGTCGGTCTTGTTCAAAATCACGGTCAACATCACGGTCTAGATCCAGATCCAGGGAAAGGAGGAAAGATCGCACACGACTCCAACAACCATCTCTCTCTTCTAGAGACAAGGTGATGTCACGATCAAAAGACAAGAGGAGACACAGGTCTAGATCAAGCTCAAGAGAGcggaggaaagaaggaggatCATCATCTAAGACGTCACAGAAAACTTCAGGGTCCTGTGTTTCAACTTCTAAAGACACGAAGCAGTTACAggacaagaaaaaagagaaggataTCATCCAAAGCTccatcaaagaggaaaaaatttCTAAAAGGAATAAACAGGAGTTGCCCTCATGTACCCCCATCTCTAAAATTAAAAAGGAATGCAAAGACTCCGGGGCAGACAGCAAGGCCACAACAGCAGAGGTGACAAAAGAGATAAAGATTGCAAAAgaaattaagaaagaaaaaggaccTTCTCTTGATATGTTTGAAGATTCTCCTGTTACTAAATCAattaagaaagaagaaatggacACATCTACTTTGACAGAAATCCAAGGTGTAGATGAGGAGGGAATCAAAGAAAACCTAATCAAGACTGAGACTTGTGAAATCACGATTAAATCAGAGCCAAGTTCCCCAGAATTGTGCCATTTACCACCTGTCACCTCATTTTCCACATTAACCACATCTGTTACAGCAGACAGTCACCAGGATGCAGTCTCTCAGTCCTACCCAGGCTTAAAGACTTCAACAGAACAACCAAACACTACAGGGTTGACTGTCTCTGTAAAGCAGGAAGTTCAGCAACCCTCAGACTCTGATGATGACTTCAATGTCGATGTGATGCTTGACAACCTGGACTACGTAAAGTCTGAGCACACAGAGGCAAGTGGTGCATTTGTCAAACAAGAGAAAGAGGTAGAGGAGGTGAAAAATGAAGGAGAGCAGGTGTTGGCTGTAGTTGGAGCCAAATCCAAGACTCAAGTGAAGAGGGTTACTTGGAATATACAGGAACCTGAGGGGCCGCAACCAGAGAAATCTGCAAGCA AAGTGGCTCTGTATAAACTGAAGTTGAAGCAGGAGGGAGTTCGCAGACCTTCTATGACAGTCCAGACAACTAGTCAG GACGTCAGTGACTCCTCCAAGAAAGGGGGAGTCTGTCCCCTCAGTGCTTCCTCTAGGTCTGATGGCCTAAATCCAGAGGGGTTATCAATAACTGGACAAGGAGAAGCCGAGGAAGGGGATTTGTCGAGGAAAGACAAG TATTTGAAAAAGCTGCACATGCAGGAGAGAGCTATAGAGGAGGTGAAGCTAGCTATCAAGCCTTTCTACCAGAGGAGAGACATCAACAAGGATGAATACAAAGAGATTCTCCGCAAAGCCGTCCAGAAG GTGTGCCACAGCAAGAGCGGTGAGATCAACCCAGTGAAGGTGGGCAATCTGGTCAAGGCATATGTGgacaaatacaaacatgctAGGAAACACAAGAAAGGAGAGGACTTAGGGAATGCACTGGAGGTACAGACTGAGGCCATGAGAAGCTCTGACAGCCCCTGA
- the phrf1 gene encoding PHD and RING finger domain-containing protein 1 isoform X1, translated as MDEDDSQDELINRSASHSKGKRAALWAISDDSDDVEEESEEGESDSGEEDEEDHLDGEDVDDEEEEEGNEEEDDEEEEEDVKPEDGALGGTSADFAEMSSDEDSEKCPICLNSFNSQPVATPEDCEHYFCLDCILEWAKNANSCPVDRIAFNNIYLRKCYGGKVKKMITVQKPVKEGQEETVDLDLEQTNCEVCGGSDREDRLLLCDGCDAGYHMECLTPPLDSVPVEEWFCPECEANNRHSRGSAEELSDAESLPSTARSATSRHQPRATGPTRAIARTQQSERVRANVNRHRITQARTSQFAPTYLMQSTWLDETINAVVAGLNTSVYIRDLTPRAPSSRRRKTGKRRKVRRKTTSSSKGKMGKAASTGVKRRKRRVRRTKSRKKLMLKKAVNPRSRIANNLGIVKDKKSSSLPTVYRPSEHTLSSMRADIGAASLSIYGDPFDLDPFVDREEEEQQARVTSLLEAKRRGISRSALRSHQPVARPVTASLSRRGMDVPQSGGVVEAAPVPDLLGSILSGQSMLLMDSSDVVINRDGSLKATKPVMPSASNPGSSKSSSSGDASTQISEDLPGSSHSSMNRPLSQSSACLPPSTPYLGTHTQAPPHSDLPPRGHPNLQPSRPNRPTSSLGHRGTNGFGAPRETTSSSIHPAPDSNSKSKEMAPSHSQPKGPTKPMWVDVSVLPRIPKIKRESSGVTNDGASQGGSNRISNSRGSSSNSTTSSHGYGMPETGINSLAGDKTRQQSVDQQKGRGDGQAQRHRSDRASSSTAFSNSFSSSSSSTGSPANQPHYSSSSSSSAAVSFRINSSGNSWHSRRLSIASSSATGGSMQEPWREKEDEARKRQMHRDKQMLLASRTLVNKEQDGNNIYDPFNPTLSDSSSSDSEAESSSLDSSSRHATHEGKAPSVGKKEDLLQRKQDLVHVKSEPQETEVSQEEPHRSSAQETISLEVKCSQVYVKDEKETRLVDTKVEKQTVLLDTKVKKEPGLDDAGEAEQCGHSVKMYLNSETAATTPPAHHSLNLLKTEKVSPEEARGQREGTAKSAPSNCKSDSSASSSTPTKKKQKAESKLDSTTCSKSPSRDLGPKKKPSKASKEQCSSSSEMDRARRGDHHTYGQGGRQKEKEKDKERSSRRSRSREKRRAHSTSESSQSNSPDRTSRKRQRSRSRSKGRRRSRSVSSSSSRERSRRKKHKQTSKERNDGRERDNERQRVSKDKRRGRSRSKSQSQSRSQSRSQSRSRSRSTSRSKDNKRGRSCSKSRSTSRSRSRSRERRKDRTRLQQPSLSSRDKVMSRSKDKRRHRSRSSSRERRKEGGSSSKTSQKTSGSCVSTSKDTKQLQDKKKEKDIIQSSIKEEKISKRNKQELPSCTPISKIKKECKDSGADSKATTAEVTKEIKIAKEIKKEKGPSLDMFEDSPVTKSIKKEEMDTSTLTEIQGVDEEGIKENLIKTETCEITIKSEPSSPELCHLPPVTSFSTLTTSVTADSHQDAVSQSYPGLKTSTEQPNTTGLTVSVKQEVQQPSDSDDDFNVDVMLDNLDYVKSEHTEASGAFVKQEKEVEEVKNEGEQVLAVVGAKSKTQVKRVTWNIQEPEGPQPEKSASKVALYKLKLKQEGVRRPSMTVQTTSQDVSDSSKKGGVCPLSASSRSDGLNPEGLSITGQGEAEEGDLSRKDKYLKKLHMQERAIEEVKLAIKPFYQRRDINKDEYKEILRKAVQKVCHSKSGEINPVKVGNLVKAYVDKYKHARKHKKGEDLGNALEVQTEAMRSSDSP; from the exons ATGGATGAAGATGACAGCCAAGATGAGCTGATCAACCGCAGTGCTTCCCACAGCAAAGGAAAAAGGGCTGCCTTGTGGGCCATCTCAG ATGACTCGGATGATGTTGAAGAGGAGTCTGAGGAGGGAGAATCTGACAGtggtgaggaagatgaggaggatcATCTCGATGGAGAggatgtagatgatgaagaggaagaagaaggaaatgaagaagaagatg atgaggaagaggaggaagatgttaAGCCCGAGGATGGTGCTTTAGGGGGGACCTCTGCTGACTTTGCAGAGATGAGCTCGGATGAGGACTCAGAGAAGTGTCCCATCTGCCTTAACTCATTCAACAGCCAGCCTGTTGCAACACCAGAGGACTGTGAGCACTACTTCTGTCTCGACTGCATCCTTGAATGGGCCAAG AATGCAAACTCGTGTCCTGTAGACCGTATTGCCTTCAACAACATATACCTAAGGAAATGTTATGGAGGCAAAGTGAAGAAAATG ATCACTGTACAAAAGCCTGTGAAGGAAGGTCAAGAGGAAACAGTAGATTTGGACCTCGAGCAGACCAATTGTGAGGTGTGTGGTGGCAGTGACCGTGAGGACCGCCTCTTGCTCTGCGATGGCTGTGATGCAGG GTATCACATGGAGTGTCTCACACCACCTCTTGACTCTGTTCCTGTAGAGGAATGGTTCTGCCCTGAATGTGAAGCCAACAATCGTCACTCAA GGGGTTCAGCTGAGGAACTTAGTGATGCAGAGAGCCTGCCTTCCACTGCCCGCTCTGCCACCAGCCGCCATCAGCCTCGTGCCACAGGTCCCACCAGAGCAATCGCCCGAACTCAGCAGAGTGAGAGGGTTCGAGCGAATGTAAACCGACATCGCATCACACAGGCACGCACATCACAG TTTGCTCCCACATATCTGATGCAGTCCACATGGCTGGATGAGACTATTAATGCTGTGGTGGCTGGGCTCAATACCTCTGTGTATATACGGGACTTAACACCTCGTGCCCCATCTAGCCGCAGGcgcaagactg GAAAGCGGAGAAAGGTCAGACGCAAGACGACCTCTTCTTCTAAGGGTAAAATGGGTAAAGCTGCAAGTACAGGAGTCAAGAGGAGGAAACGGAGAGTGAGGAGGACTAAATCCAGAAAAAAGCTG ATGTTGAAAAAGGCAGTCAACCCTCGAAGCCGTATTGCTAATAATCTTGGAATTGTAAAGGACAAGAAGAGTTCTTCACTTCCCACGGTATATCGGCCCTCAGAGCACACGCTAAGCAGTATGCGTGCCGACATAGGAGCTGCATCCCTTTCTATCTACGGAGATCCATTTGACCTGGATCCATTTGTGGATCG tgaggaggaagagcagcaggCCCGTGTTACATCGCTGCTGGAGGCAAAGAGGCGAGGGATCTCTCGCTCTGCTCTTCGCTCTCACCAGCCTGTAGCTCGACCAGTCACTGCAAGCCTTTCCAG GAGGGGTATGGATGTCCCCCAATCAGGGGGTGTTGTGGAGGCGGCTCCTGTGCCTGACCTTCTTGGCAGTATCCTATCAGGACAGAGCATGCTCTTGATGGACAGCTCTGATGTCGTCATTAATCGGGATGGTTCCCTTAAAGCTACAAAGCCAG TGATGCCATCCGCATCAAATCCAGGTAGCAGCAAAAGCAGTAGCTCAGGAGATGCCAGCACCCAGATCAGCGAAGATCTACCTGGATCCTCCCACAGCTCCATGAACAGACCTTTGTCACAGAGCTCTGCTTGCTTACCACCTTCTACGCCCTACTTAGGAACCCACACACAAGCACCTCCCCATTCTGATTTGCCACCCAGGGGTCATCCAAATTTGCAGCCATCTCGTCCAAACAGACCCACATCCTCCCTTGGTCACCGAGGAACCAATGGATTTGGAGCCCCTAGGGAAACCACCTCCTCATCCATCCACCCTGCCCCAGACTCGAACTCCAAGAGCAAGGAAATGGCTCCATCACACTCCCAACCTAAAGGGCCTACAAAGCCCATGTGGGTAGATGTATCGGTGCTTCCTCGgataccaaaaataaaaagggagaGTAGCGGTGTCACAAATGATGGAGCTAGTCAAGGTGGCAGTAATAGAATTAGTAATAGTAGGGGAAGTAGCAGTAATTCCACCACTAGTAGCCATGGTTACGGCATGCCTGAAACGGGCATAAACAGCCTTGCTGGGGACAAGACTAGGCAGCAAAGTGTAGACCAGCAAAAGGGCAGGGGTGATGGACAGGCCCAGAGGCATAGGTCTGACAGAGCAAGCTCGTCAACAGCCTTCTCCAactcattttcctcttcttcctcctccactggcTCACCTGCCAACCAGCCACATTattcttcatcttcctcatcttcagCAGCAGTGAGCTTCCGCATTAACTCCAGTGGGAACTCCTGGCATTCAAGGCGGTTAAGTATTGCATCATCCTCTGCTACTGGGGGCAGCATGCAGGAACcctggagagaaaaggaagatgaagcaagaaagagacagatgcaCAGGGATAAACAGATGCTCTTGGCATCACGGACACTGGTCAATAAGGAACAAGACGGTAATAATATCTATGATCCCTTTAATCCCACTCTTTCAGACTCAAGCAGCTCAGACAGTGAAGCTGAGAGCTCAAGCCTGGATAGCAGCTCTCGACATGCCACACACGAGGGGAAAGCTCCTAGTGTAGGAaagaaggaggatttattgcaaaGAAAGCAGGACCTTGTTCATGTGAAAAGTGAACCACAGGAGACTGAGGTCTCACAGGAAGAACCACATAGATCTAGTGCTCAGGAAACCATATCACTTGAGGTCAAATGCTCACAGGTGTATGTTaaggatgaaaaagaaacaagattAGTGGACACTAAAGTTGAGAAACAAACAGTATTACTTGACACTAAAGTTAAGAAAGAGCCAGGGTTAGATGATGCAGGGGAAGCTGAACAGTGTGGTCACAgcgtaaaaatgtatttgaattcAGAGACAGCAGCCACTACACCACCTGCTCATCACAGCTTGAATCTTTTAAAGACTGAGAAAGTGTCTCCGGAAGAGGcgagaggacagagagagggaactGCCAAAAGTGCCCCATCTAACTGCAAGAGCGATTCATCGGCATCCAGTTCTACGCCCACCAAGAAGAAACAAAAGGCAGAATCTAAATTGGATTCCACAACCTGTTCCAAGTCCCCATCAAGAGATTTGGGCCCTAAAAAGAAACCCTCCAAAGCTTCAAAGGAGCAATGCTCTAGTAGTTCAGAGATGGACAGGGCCAGGAGAGGTGACCATCATACCTATGGCCAGGGAGGCaggcagaaagaaaaggagaaggatAAAGAAAGGAGTTCCAGGCGGTCAAGgtccagagagaagaggagggcaCACTCAACCTCAGAAAGCTCTCAGTCCAATTCGCCTGATAGGACTTCCAGAAAGAGACAGCGATCCCGGTCCCGATCCAAAGGCAGGAGGCGGTCCAG GTCTGtttccagctccagcagcagagagcgTTCAAGGAGGAAGAAGCATAAACAAACTAGTAAGGAGAGAAATGATGGCAGAGAGCGAGACAACGAGAGACAACGTGTGTCAAAGGATAAGAGACGTGGTCGATCTCGGTCaaagtctcagtctcagtctcgGTCACAGTCTCGGTCACAGTCACGTTCCAGGTCTAGATCCACATCTAGATCAAAGGATAATAAACGTGGTCGGTCTTGTTCAAAATCACGGTCAACATCACGGTCTAGATCCAGATCCAGGGAAAGGAGGAAAGATCGCACACGACTCCAACAACCATCTCTCTCTTCTAGAGACAAGGTGATGTCACGATCAAAAGACAAGAGGAGACACAGGTCTAGATCAAGCTCAAGAGAGcggaggaaagaaggaggatCATCATCTAAGACGTCACAGAAAACTTCAGGGTCCTGTGTTTCAACTTCTAAAGACACGAAGCAGTTACAggacaagaaaaaagagaaggataTCATCCAAAGCTccatcaaagaggaaaaaatttCTAAAAGGAATAAACAGGAGTTGCCCTCATGTACCCCCATCTCTAAAATTAAAAAGGAATGCAAAGACTCCGGGGCAGACAGCAAGGCCACAACAGCAGAGGTGACAAAAGAGATAAAGATTGCAAAAgaaattaagaaagaaaaaggaccTTCTCTTGATATGTTTGAAGATTCTCCTGTTACTAAATCAattaagaaagaagaaatggacACATCTACTTTGACAGAAATCCAAGGTGTAGATGAGGAGGGAATCAAAGAAAACCTAATCAAGACTGAGACTTGTGAAATCACGATTAAATCAGAGCCAAGTTCCCCAGAATTGTGCCATTTACCACCTGTCACCTCATTTTCCACATTAACCACATCTGTTACAGCAGACAGTCACCAGGATGCAGTCTCTCAGTCCTACCCAGGCTTAAAGACTTCAACAGAACAACCAAACACTACAGGGTTGACTGTCTCTGTAAAGCAGGAAGTTCAGCAACCCTCAGACTCTGATGATGACTTCAATGTCGATGTGATGCTTGACAACCTGGACTACGTAAAGTCTGAGCACACAGAGGCAAGTGGTGCATTTGTCAAACAAGAGAAAGAGGTAGAGGAGGTGAAAAATGAAGGAGAGCAGGTGTTGGCTGTAGTTGGAGCCAAATCCAAGACTCAAGTGAAGAGGGTTACTTGGAATATACAGGAACCTGAGGGGCCGCAACCAGAGAAATCTGCAAGCA AAGTGGCTCTGTATAAACTGAAGTTGAAGCAGGAGGGAGTTCGCAGACCTTCTATGACAGTCCAGACAACTAGTCAG GACGTCAGTGACTCCTCCAAGAAAGGGGGAGTCTGTCCCCTCAGTGCTTCCTCTAGGTCTGATGGCCTAAATCCAGAGGGGTTATCAATAACTGGACAAGGAGAAGCCGAGGAAGGGGATTTGTCGAGGAAAGACAAG TATTTGAAAAAGCTGCACATGCAGGAGAGAGCTATAGAGGAGGTGAAGCTAGCTATCAAGCCTTTCTACCAGAGGAGAGACATCAACAAGGATGAATACAAAGAGATTCTCCGCAAAGCCGTCCAGAAG GTGTGCCACAGCAAGAGCGGTGAGATCAACCCAGTGAAGGTGGGCAATCTGGTCAAGGCATATGTGgacaaatacaaacatgctAGGAAACACAAGAAAGGAGAGGACTTAGGGAATGCACTGGAGGTACAGACTGAGGCCATGAGAAGCTCTGACAGCCCCTGA